The following coding sequences lie in one Montipora foliosa isolate CH-2021 chromosome 11, ASM3666993v2, whole genome shotgun sequence genomic window:
- the LOC137976727 gene encoding uncharacterized protein, giving the protein MDVDLDAGIVHDDSDELVFLRANGNSFEVQSGDVYLSVKGRLRGALKFWNDIHAPRFILDVIEYGYKLPLLQIPPPFTARNNSSTLEQPVFVESAINDLVINGCVTEVCEDLSIAKEILNPGDFMFTFYLKSGHHHVEIFSERRKYLSFAWTFSSGHTRFFQFSVLPFGLSSASYLFIKLLKPLVKKWRSEAKSIVVYLDDGLGAAADKNKAKIASLQVHADLLKSGFLPNESKCVWKPIQVITWLGAVLNTSTSEISATDKRIKSLQEDLAALLAFCSSCHPVRKLASVCGKIISLGSCVGNVSRLMSRNLFAVINTAPTWISYVRLSSEALDELNFWKSNVAILNGIPIWLVRHKPSKIVYTDASGSACGSFIEFEGRMFHQNWSDLERAQSSTFRELLAVSLSMQAFVESLKAQTVTWFTDNQSVVQIVNSGSKRPFTRQKN; this is encoded by the exons ATGGATGTCGATCTGGATGCGGGCATTGTTCATGATGACAGCGACGAATTAGTGTTTCTTCGTGCCAACGGAAATTCTTTCGAGGTTCAATCTGGCGATGTTTATTTGTCCGTTAAAGGACGGCTACGTGGAGCCCTTAAATTCTGGAATGACATTCACGCGCCTCGATTTATCCTGGATGTTATTGAATATGGCTACAAGTTACCGCTTCTTCAAATTCCTCCGCCCTTCACAGCTAGAAACAATAGTTCGACTTTGGAGCAGCCAGTTTTTGTCGAAAGTGCCATCAACGATCTCGTTATCAATGGTTGCGTCACTGAAGT GTGTGAGGATTTGTCTATTGCGAAAGAGATTTTGAATCCTGGAGATTTTATGTTTACTTTCTACTTAAAATCTGGTCACCATCACGTGGAAATATTCTCGGAGCGCAGGAAGTATCTATCATTTGCGTGGACGTTTTCCTCAGGACACACCAGATTTTTCCAGTTTTCTGTTCTTCCGTTTGGCCTCAGTTCCGcgtcttatttatttattaaattactCAAGCCTTTAGTCAAGAAATGGAGATCTGAAGCAAAGTCGATCGTGGTTTATTTGGATGATGGTCTCGGAGCCGCTGCAGACAAAAATAAGGCAAAGATCGCCAGTTTGCAAGTACATGCAGATCTGCTTAAATCTGGCTTTCTGCCTAACGAGTCCAAATGCGTTTGGAAGCCCATTCAGGTTATTACTTGGCTCGGCGCCGTTCTCAACACTTCCACGTCTGAAATTTCTGCTACTGACAAGCGGATTAAAAGTTTACAAGAAGACTTAGCGGCTCTTTTGGCTTTTTGCTCGTCTTGTCATCCAGTTCGTAAGCTTGCCTCTGTTTGCGGAAAAATCATCTCTCTTGGTTCTTGCGTTGGCAATGTTTCTAGGCTTATGTCTAGAAATTTATTCGCAGTCATCAATACCGCGCCAACCTGGATTTCTTATGTTCGTCTTTCGTCTGAAGCTCTGGATGAGTTGAATTTCTGGAAATCGAATGTGGCAATTCTTAACGGTATACCTATTTGGCTTGTCAGGCACAAGCCTTCGAAGATCGTCTATACCGATGCCTCTGGTTCAGCTTGCGGCAGTTTCATCGAGTTCGAGGGAAGGATGTTCCATCAAAACTGGTCAGACCTCGAGAGAGCTCAAAGTTCTACTTTCCGAGAGCTGTTAGCCGTTTCTTTATCAATGCAGGCCTTCGTAGAGTCCTTGAAAGCCCAGACAGTTACGTGGTTTACGGATAATCAGAGCGTTGTTCAGATCGTTAATTCGGGGTctaaaaggccgtttacacgacagaaaaattag